The Cellulophaga sp. L1A9 genome window below encodes:
- a CDS encoding MbnP family protein — protein MKNFKIALLAMISIVAISCNNDDDADEALTGSGEISVTFDNGYEGNDLILATANTANANGEALTVTRLNYIVSNFVLTDVDGNEYVYPKDDSYFIISQESDLEDISLSDIPAGEYTTIKFGIGIDDEKFQQGADGQGDLWTQAEAYNLTWSWTSGYKYINYEGTFTSETVTEETNFRIHLGRLGDQVNYEEVTLALPTNVTVSDEMDSNIHLKIDASKILTSINNLSLSEEATYMTDPATAPLVAENTATMFTVDHVHNGSDH, from the coding sequence ATGAAAAATTTTAAAATAGCCTTATTGGCAATGATATCCATAGTGGCAATTTCTTGTAATAATGACGATGATGCTGATGAAGCATTAACAGGATCTGGAGAGATTTCAGTAACTTTTGACAATGGGTATGAAGGGAATGACCTAATTCTAGCTACAGCAAATACAGCCAATGCCAATGGAGAAGCACTAACCGTAACACGTTTGAATTACATTGTAAGCAATTTTGTTTTGACTGATGTTGACGGAAATGAATATGTTTATCCTAAAGATGATAGTTATTTTATCATTAGCCAAGAATCAGATTTAGAAGATATTTCATTATCAGATATACCTGCAGGAGAATACACAACTATAAAATTTGGTATAGGAATAGATGACGAAAAATTCCAACAAGGTGCTGATGGTCAAGGTGATTTATGGACACAAGCTGAGGCATATAATTTAACATGGTCCTGGACATCTGGTTACAAGTACATTAATTATGAAGGTACTTTTACTTCAGAAACGGTAACTGAAGAAACTAACTTTAGAATTCATTTAGGTAGATTGGGTGACCAGGTGAACTACGAAGAAGTAACACTAGCGTTACCGACCAATGTAACTGTTAGTGATGAAATGGATTCTAATATTCATTTAAAAATAGATGCCTCTAAAATACTTACTTCTATTAACAATCTTAGTCTTTCAGAAGAAGCAACGTATATGACAGATCCTGCAACGGCTCCTTTAGTTGCGGAAAATACAGCTACAATGTTTACAGTAGATCACGTGCATAACGGTAGTGATCACTAA
- a CDS encoding cytochrome-c peroxidase, with the protein MKKILFFLSLILAFSCNDSDDYIEINELLTIEQPSNFPALEYDIDANPPTENGFELGKKLFYDGDLSRVGYISCGFCHEQSSAFTHHGHQFSHGVDGLEGTRNTPSIQNMAYMTHFMWDGAIDHLDLFPIAPITNEVEMDETITNVLSKLSADSEYPSLFAQAFDDGEINSENFLKALSQFMVMMVSSNSKYDKYVRNEDAIILTDLELEGLAIFKTNCATCHATDLFTDRSFRNNGLAPYTTINDLGRYNVTGLVEDKYKFKVPSLRNVALTAPYMHDGRFGSLEAVLDFYTDGVVESATLDPELQIDGALGLLLSITDKAALVAFLNTLTDEEYIDDERFAEF; encoded by the coding sequence ATGAAAAAAATACTATTTTTTTTAAGTTTGATTCTTGCTTTCTCGTGTAATGATTCTGATGATTATATTGAAATAAATGAATTACTAACTATTGAACAGCCCAGTAATTTTCCGGCATTAGAATATGATATTGATGCTAATCCACCAACAGAAAACGGATTTGAATTAGGGAAAAAATTGTTCTATGACGGAGATTTATCAAGAGTAGGGTATATCTCCTGTGGGTTTTGTCATGAACAAAGTTCAGCCTTTACACATCATGGGCATCAATTTAGTCATGGTGTAGACGGGTTAGAAGGAACAAGAAATACACCTTCCATACAAAATATGGCATATATGACGCATTTCATGTGGGATGGAGCTATAGATCATTTAGACTTATTTCCAATAGCACCCATTACAAATGAAGTAGAGATGGATGAAACGATTACAAATGTTTTGTCAAAATTATCGGCAGACAGTGAGTATCCAAGTTTATTTGCTCAAGCTTTTGATGACGGTGAAATTAATTCAGAAAACTTTTTAAAGGCCCTCTCACAATTTATGGTGATGATGGTTTCCTCAAATTCTAAATATGATAAATATGTTAGAAATGAGGATGCGATTATATTAACAGATTTAGAACTCGAAGGTTTAGCAATTTTTAAAACGAATTGTGCTACATGCCATGCTACAGATTTATTTACAGATAGATCATTTAGAAATAATGGTTTAGCACCTTATACAACAATAAATGATTTAGGGAGGTATAATGTAACCGGTTTAGTAGAAGATAAATATAAATTTAAAGTGCCTAGTTTGCGAAATGTAGCTCTAACGGCTCCATATATGCACGATGGGAGATTTGGGAGCTTAGAGGCTGTGTTGGATTTCTACACGGATGGAGTCGTGGAGTCGGCCACATTAGATCCAGAACTACAGATTGATGGAGCCTTAGGATTACTACTATCAATTACAGATAAAGCGGCGCTGGTTGCTTTTTTGAATACATTAACAGATGAAGAATATATAGATGATGAACGCTTTGCAGAATTTTAA
- a CDS encoding transporter yields MLGFLTVYAIDKLPTVPPNPIPCLGHFHGLDYVYDFCDTCGCGSSGGSMGYGTGLNTNFIGVRYIGQQYRSRDGIFNDSPWIDENFNTMQLWGNFPISKRTVVNVIVPYQFHSRKFSDNTTQNINGLGDVSVLAMYNIIKARPDSIVTIVPEHYVQVGGGVKIPTGTFDKANNTGSVNPSFQLGNGSWDYVLAANYGFNYRNWGISTLFNYSLKTENPKEYQFGNQFNYAVNAFKTYYPANNFTITPIVGVAGELYETNKEYGEDVADTKGNIFLGKVSLEASYSRYALGVVSMLPISQHLNNDKVELKNRLSIYLNVNF; encoded by the coding sequence ATGCTTGGTTTTTTAACCGTGTATGCTATTGATAAATTACCCACTGTACCTCCTAATCCAATACCTTGTTTAGGTCATTTTCATGGTCTAGATTATGTATATGACTTTTGTGATACTTGTGGTTGTGGGAGTAGTGGAGGAAGTATGGGGTACGGTACAGGATTAAACACCAATTTTATAGGTGTTAGATACATAGGACAGCAGTACCGTTCTAGAGACGGAATTTTTAATGATTCGCCGTGGATTGATGAAAATTTTAATACCATGCAGTTGTGGGGTAATTTTCCAATATCAAAGAGAACAGTGGTAAATGTGATTGTCCCTTACCAATTTCACAGCAGAAAATTTTCGGACAATACCACTCAAAATATTAATGGTTTAGGAGATGTAAGTGTTCTTGCTATGTATAACATAATAAAAGCAAGACCAGATAGTATTGTAACTATAGTTCCGGAACATTATGTGCAAGTAGGAGGTGGCGTAAAAATACCTACAGGAACATTTGATAAAGCGAATAATACCGGAAGCGTTAATCCTAGTTTTCAATTAGGGAATGGGAGTTGGGATTATGTTTTGGCCGCTAATTATGGCTTTAACTATAGAAATTGGGGGATTAGTACTCTTTTTAACTATTCCCTTAAGACAGAGAATCCAAAAGAGTACCAGTTTGGGAATCAGTTTAACTATGCAGTTAACGCCTTTAAAACGTATTATCCAGCAAATAATTTCACCATTACACCTATAGTTGGTGTTGCAGGAGAGCTTTATGAAACGAATAAAGAATACGGAGAAGACGTGGCAGATACCAAGGGAAATATTTTCTTAGGAAAAGTAAGTTTAGAAGCGTCTTACAGCAGGTATGCTTTAGGTGTAGTCTCTATGTTACCTATAAGTCAGCATTTGAATAACGATAAGGTAGAACTAAAAAATAGGCTGTCCATTTACTTAAATGTGAATTTTTAA
- a CDS encoding DUF6882 domain-containing protein — MSENKDNRPELNNFNTLRKAEWNSLEGLFESHAGLSFEKQLIFGDFIGSHGWQLDLGKGSILFGDIELPIQVIGSLSFNTSSWMWGWANTQSGIPENLLVHSRQLKALGEEKKSKNLQTVILMWMKVLSTK, encoded by the coding sequence ATGTCGGAAAATAAAGATAACAGGCCAGAATTGAACAATTTTAATACCCTTCGTAAAGCTGAATGGAATAGCTTAGAAGGCCTTTTTGAATCACACGCAGGCTTATCTTTTGAAAAACAACTTATTTTTGGCGACTTTATTGGTTCTCATGGTTGGCAATTAGATTTAGGAAAAGGAAGTATTCTCTTTGGAGACATAGAACTCCCTATTCAAGTAATAGGCTCTCTATCTTTTAACACGAGTTCTTGGATGTGGGGCTGGGCAAATACGCAAAGTGGTATTCCAGAGAATTTATTAGTGCACTCTAGGCAGCTCAAAGCTTTAGGAGAAGAAAAAAAATCAAAGAACTTACAGACGGTCATTTTAATGTGGATGAAGGTTTTGAGCACAAAATAG
- a CDS encoding carbon starvation protein A — protein MITFITAFILLILGYFTYGKFVDKTFKSDANKTTPAHTLQDGVDFVPMNSNKNSFIQILNIAGVGPIFGPILGALYGPSAFLWIVFGSIFAGGVHDYLTGMISIRYGGAHLPAMASRFLGKAFSHVVNLFTLLLLVLVGTVFVTAPAEMINALLGDTDYLKVIILCIFIYYIIATVLPIDKIIGKIYPVLGVLLILSAIGICIGMFIYGNPLPELTLENLHPKKIPYYPVIFLTISCGALSGFHATQSPIISRTIDNEKDGRKVFYGMMILEAFIAMIWAAASMSLLDTEELSALLAEGGPAAVVNKIAIILLGTVGGTVAIIGVIVLPITSGDTSFRAARMIIADYLNIDQKVLRNRFAVAIPLFAISFILTNMDFQLLWRYFSWSNQVTAAIALWIGTVYLYENKKQYIIALVPAFFITSVIFSYIFYDPTIGFNMSPTTSNWIGLIITCLLTALFFMMMKKRKTAEAL, from the coding sequence ATGATCACATTTATAACGGCTTTTATTCTATTGATACTAGGCTATTTCACCTATGGTAAATTCGTAGACAAAACTTTTAAATCTGATGCCAACAAAACTACACCAGCACATACCTTACAAGATGGGGTAGATTTTGTTCCTATGAATAGCAACAAAAACTCTTTTATTCAAATTTTAAATATTGCAGGAGTCGGACCCATATTTGGGCCAATCTTGGGGGCATTGTACGGCCCTTCTGCTTTTTTATGGATTGTTTTTGGGTCTATTTTTGCTGGAGGAGTTCATGATTACCTTACAGGAATGATTTCCATACGCTATGGAGGAGCACATTTACCAGCTATGGCATCACGGTTCTTGGGCAAAGCATTTAGCCATGTGGTAAACTTATTTACGCTATTACTTTTAGTATTAGTAGGGACTGTTTTTGTTACCGCACCTGCCGAAATGATCAATGCCTTACTCGGTGATACGGATTATTTGAAAGTCATCATTTTATGTATTTTTATCTACTATATCATTGCTACCGTATTGCCTATAGATAAAATAATTGGAAAAATATATCCTGTTTTGGGCGTGCTTTTAATTCTTAGTGCTATTGGGATTTGTATTGGGATGTTTATTTACGGGAATCCACTGCCAGAATTAACGCTGGAAAATTTACACCCTAAAAAAATACCGTATTACCCGGTAATCTTTCTAACCATCTCTTGTGGTGCCCTATCTGGTTTTCATGCCACACAGTCGCCTATAATTTCACGTACGATAGATAATGAAAAGGACGGTAGAAAAGTGTTTTATGGGATGATGATTTTGGAAGCTTTTATTGCTATGATATGGGCAGCGGCTTCTATGAGTTTGTTAGATACAGAAGAGCTCAGTGCGCTATTGGCAGAAGGTGGCCCTGCTGCGGTTGTTAATAAAATTGCCATTATATTATTAGGAACCGTTGGGGGTACGGTGGCTATTATTGGGGTAATTGTATTGCCTATTACTTCAGGAGATACTTCTTTTAGAGCCGCACGTATGATTATTGCAGATTACTTAAACATAGATCAAAAAGTGTTGCGCAATAGGTTTGCTGTAGCCATCCCTTTATTTGCTATTTCTTTTATCCTTACCAATATGGATTTTCAGTTGCTATGGCGTTATTTTTCATGGTCTAACCAAGTGACTGCCGCTATTGCCTTATGGATAGGAACCGTATATCTATATGAAAACAAAAAACAGTACATCATTGCTTTAGTACCTGCATTTTTTATCACTTCAGTAATATTTTCCTATATATTTTATGATCCAACCATTGGTTTTAATATGAGTCCTACTACGTCAAACTGGATAGGGCTGATAATTACCTGCTTACTGACTGCTTTATTTTTCATGATGATGAAAAAAAGAAAAACAGCAGAAGCGCTTTAA